Part of the Apostichopus japonicus isolate 1M-3 chromosome 13, ASM3797524v1, whole genome shotgun sequence genome is shown below.
AAAATTCTGAGCCATCGGGGAGCTACTCTTTAACACTGTCCCCCAAAGCTGCATAGCCAATGGGTTATGGTTTCAACCTTTTAAAGATGTCAATAATATAGTTTTTTCGGCCCAATTTATAGAACCGAATGAAAATTAGGCTAGGGTTAGGTATAGCACACCGACATATATAACTTTGATAGGGCTAGGCAAGTTGTTGATGTTCGTGTTGAAAAGCCGACTAGTGACTTTCTCAAAATTGCCAACACCTGTTGTGACCTTAATACAATacgatgcaaaaaaaaaaattatatacttGATGAcgagaaaaattaaattttaaacccAACCATGGCAGATCATATCCCTTTGTCAAGTATAATCGTGCCCACCGCGTAGATTTTTCATGGTATTAGCATAGATATACGAAATAATCCACCCCTTATAGACGTGGGTTAATTGATATGATGTTTCCCTCTGCTTATTATTCTAATAGGCCTCAAATCGTTGATGTAGAACTCATGCAACCAGCAACTTTGAAATAGATCTGAGATATGATTTCACAGAATTTTGTCAGCATATTCCATATCACGgcttttgaagttttgaattTAGCAAGGCACAACGTTATATATGGTGCAATATTGATAGGTTATTTCCCAGTACTAGTTGTTTATTTGAAATGCTATTATGCTATCTGCATAAAAGTGTTGCCAGGCTTATGGAGCGacataaaaagtaacaaatggaTTTAAATAAGAATCGACACAACGGGCCGATGATCTTTTTGATAGGCTGTGTAATGACATAAATAAGTATGAAAGTATCGCAGAATGTCAGTATCGCTGTGGCATAACCAACCAAATTACCAACCgaatataatttaaatgaaagCCAACTCAAGGTCTGGGGaaaagtttgggggggggggagtcaccCCTTGCATTTCTTTTCTGCAGCCGTGGTCCACGGACTTACCCAAAAGAACGACTTCACGTTAATATCGAACGTCCTGTGAATAAGATGATCGGGCATTTCCAGGAGTGTCGTTCCAGCTACTACGCCTGCGTTGTTTATTAGTATTGTGACGTCGCCTACTTGCTTCTTGACGTCATCAGCGACTTTGTAGACTTCCTCACTTTTTGATACGTCAACTTTAAAGGCGAACGCTCTCCCTCCGAGTGACTTACACTCCTTTGCGACATCCTTGGCGCTATTCAGGTTAACATCCCAAATCACAACTGTAGAGCCAAGTTTGGAAAATTCCAAAGCGAACAGACGACCGAAGCCACACCCACCACCTGTGACGAGGACTACGTCATTACTGACGTCTTTCCTTGGCCAGAGGAATGTAGGAATGAGGAAAATGATCAGCCCTTTGATGGCATAGAGTAACATTAAGAACAGGGTCAGTACTAACCCGAACGGAGCTAGGAGGATGCTGAGGAGGAAGAGAGACAGAGACAACTTATAACTATACTTAACGGGCCTATGATGTAAACCGAGAAGAAGCATCGCTTTATGaaaccaaaattcaaaacttactatatatattcatcCTGTCATTTTCTAACTTCCACGGCTAGCTTAGATATAACATATTCTTACAGTTTTAGGGTCACTACATTGTGCATAGTCCCTTTAAGACACCGAGCCAGATGGTAGGAGAGACAGGATTTTCTCCACCGGAAGTACCAATGGAAACGTAATCAGCTCAGGGTCAACTCAGGACTGGAGTTGAATGTCAAAATACCAGCTGTATGCGTTTCAGGAAATCCGAGAGCCTATGATAGCAACATTACCATGACCCTGATTAACATATGACCCTGTTCAGCAACATCTGTGCATGATAAAGAGTTTCTGTGTTGAACTTTGTACAAGTATGCCTATATAGTTcttcaacaaacaataccttAATCCATCTTTATGGTTCCCTTAAATcgcatttgcaaagaaaaataaaaaataaacttctGGTATATGACTAGGATTATATCGGCACATACACTCCAGTGATACTGGCTGGGTGGATGATTGGGGGTGTAAATCGCGTGTTAAAGAGGTCAGGTGGTAAACGAAAACTAGGACCTGGTGACAAGAGGGAACCCAAGGAGTCAGTTAGGGTGCCCGCTGAAAATATGGGGTAAAGAGATTAATGTTTTCTCGTTTTCAGAATATACGTAAAGTAAACTGAAGATTTAAGCAACAATTATGGGGCCCAGTAAAAATGACTTTCCCTGTGCCCGAATTGGCTCTCGTCGCCACTGATGTTATTCCACATTTCTCTCACTATAATTGGGTTATGTTCTATACCGCTATATAAAACACTGTAATATCTCTGTAACTTTTTTAAATGGCCGCTGTATTAGAAGCCCTTTATGCAACATGTAATATGTTATGCACATATTGCAATAGAAGTAACAATCAGTAAATATACAATAAAGAATTTTGGATTCAACATCTAATGAACGGATCTAGCTGTCTGGATCTTATAGAATGATTAACTTCTTGCGTTATCATAGAGATAGTAGTCAATACAAAACATGCGCTACGAGCTATTCTAACAAGACAAACTTTTATGATAATTCAATGTAGACGTAAGTCCTGTTATCGAATATTTGGTTAGGCAATTAAAATGTAAACTTATGCACGTTTCAATGACTACAAATGAACTGTAAATAAACAGCAGAGTTTGTTCATTTTGCGGtgctgggaggggggggtgaaggTGTTCGCTTTGGTCCAGTGGataccaggggcgtagcgaaggggtttttgttggggggtgtggagaatttgatttgccgacggatctggaagtggtgactgaaatgggggaggggtctaaggggagggggtgtccccctcccctttggcaattttttagttttgaaacgtccttagatgcaatctggtgcatattttaagtcaaatttgatttgccgacggatctggaagtggtgactgaaatgggggaggggtctaatttttagttttgaaacgcccttagatgcaatctgatgtatattttaagtcaaatttgatttgccgacggatctggaagtggtgactgaaatgggggaggggtctaatttttaagttttgaaacgcccttagatgcaatctgatgtatattttaagtcaaatttgatttgccgacggatctggaagtggtgactgaaatgggggaggggtctaaggggagggggtgtccccctcccctttggcaattttttagttttgaaacgtccttagatgcaatctggtgcatattttaagtcaaatttgatttgccgacggatctggaagtggtgactgaaatgggggaggggtctaatttttagttttgaaacgcccttagatgcaatctgatgtatattttaagtcaaatttgatttgccgacggatctggaagtggtgactgaaatgggggaggggtctaatttttaagttttgaaacgcccttagatgcaatctgatgtatattttaagtcaaatttgatttgccgacggatctggaagtggtgactgaaatgggggaggggtctaaggggagggggtgtccccctcccctttggcaattttttagttttgaaacgtccttagatgcaatctggtgcatattttaagtcaaatttgatttgccgacggatctggaagtggtgactgaaatgggggaggggtctaatttttagttttgaaacgcccttagatgcaatctgatgtatattttaagtcaaatttgatttgccgacggatctggaaatggtgactgaaatgggggaggggtctaatttttaagttttgaaacgcccttagatgcaatctgatgtatattttaagtcaaatttgatttgccgacggatctggaagtggtgactgaaatgggggaggggtctaatttttagttttgaaacgcccttagatgcaatctgatgtatattttaagtcaaatttgatttgccgacggatctggaagtggtgactgaaatgggggaggggtctagtttttaagttttgaaacGCCCTTggatgcaatctgatgtatattttaagtcaaatttgatttgccgacggatctggaagtggtgactgaaatgggggaggggtctaatttttagttttgaaacgcccttagatgcaatctgatgtatattttaagtcaaatttgatttgccgacggatctggaagtggtgactgaaatgggggaggggtctaagggtagggggtctacccctcccctttggaaaaattagtttgaacgtccttagatgcaatctggtgcatattttaagtcaaatttggcacggaagaagctcccgttctcctttttctattcagctttccttctttcttccccttccgctctcttcaccttttctccttttgccgacagacccaaaatttgccgacagcgaccaaattattgggggggtgtgacacccccccacaccccccccccgctcgctacgcccctggtggATACATTGTTTTCACATGCAacacaaataaaaaattgagcaattaaATACAGAATTAATACTTACTCAGTTATATCCATTGTTTACTTGTAATTCTTCCTGTTAAAAAAGTGAAAGAATTAACTGAATTTAACTACCTTTCTATAGcttgggtgagggggggggggagggaggaggctGAAGGGATGAGAGGGGTGTTTTCACaaacatataggctatattatttaaaataaacatgACAAGTCATTTACGTTAACGTTAGGCAATGCAAGCCTACATCATGCCATTTGAAATCTCTGGTGCCGTGCTAAATCTTGCCTGGATTTGATATATGGGTTGGTATGTTTATACAGTACTTATGTACCAAACAACTCAACAACATCACATGTTGATGTGACCTCTGACCATGGAATCGCAACTGTCGTCTTGGCAACTGTCTGTGGCCTTTGCATAACGAGTAATCAGACGTCCTATACCCGGGGTTGCCAAGAACTCGCTCCTGCGtcagggtgttactaaaacgaatgacaattgcgttacacataacgaatgacaatatgttgtacacactaacaaattgcgttgactaaaacgaatgacagtaatgacagcacagacatttgcttcaaccggatatcacagttcagacttcgtgggtatctagatctagtaaagtacggacaagataaaaacgcaccttatagtaagcgaaattgtaagtgattttaaaaagtaaatttaacgtcactttttcgatattaattgttagaaactaacaataccaTAATCTTGAAatggcttcagttatctttctatataaatctacagaggtaaaaagcacagcacgcAAGCGcaatctcacacaaaaactttccctgtggtttctatccgtaaattacaccaacacCCTGCAACCACGTGATGCGATTTTCcccaaatcatttttgcgcagaaaaccaataaccgcatttactccactccgttaatcattccaGCACTTCTCAAcactgtcattcgttgtcattcgttgtccaagttgttgtcattcgttgtcattcgctgtcattcgttgtcattcgctgtcattcgcgaatgataattaacactgtacaaagtcaattgtcattcggtcattcgctgtcactcgttttagtttgtcccctgCGTCATGCTTGGGTTATACTCAGACTGGTATTAGTCAGTAAGGCCCTTATATCTTACTTGGATAGGTCACGAATAATGAAAATACCATATACAGGACCCTTTTTGCTACGAGTTGGTACCGTTTAACAGTGTAAAAGGTGAGCGGGGGAGCCGGGGAACTAGGGCGATAACCCATGCACGTTCTAATCTTGTAAGAAAATCCTGTATCAGTGTCACAATACACGAAATTTGGCATAATTCGCGCCTTCCTAAACCGCATGGAGAAGCTAGAGAAAaccagatgagggacaagaaaTTCAAAGGACAGACTCAATGGGTGAAaggatggggagggagggggggggggtgccgtGTCAAATGGAGGGTTATGAGTatatcaaacaatatatttaCTGCTCGTGAGTCATATGGTATATATTCACCAAATCAAACCCCTACCAAACCATAACCTATACCTAAAGGCCTATATAACCGGTCCCATTGTCAATGGATCAATCGATAGTTGACGCCACTCTTGACCAAAGTGAAAGCATAACAAACTCAGCGAACGTTGAAGGTATACAGTATCGTGGGTACACAATGTTACATACGGTACTAATCCCATAATAAACTGGCTGGTCATACACACACACGATatagggtaaatataaatatatatataccctcgTCACGTTCAACAGGCATACATAAAGTACAGCAATTAGTTATATCCTACTACAACTAATTAGCGATGACTATCAATTGTTAAATCTGACCCTGAAGATAATACTATACATATCTGATATTAGTCGCTATATACTAAGTACATGTATAGTAACAGGTGCGTATATATTGTGAAAGAAGTACGTCCTACCTTAATCCTTGTGGCTTGTAAATAGCAAATGCGAGTTAGATCACTTGCCTGTAGAAGTTAAAACAGACCCGCCAAAGAAAGGAATGATAGCGTCCTTTTTGAGAGCAAACTGTGTACAATAATTGTCTCGTAACAACGTCTGTCTCACTGATCTGATTGCTTAAGTACATATGTTGTAATTCAAGGCATAATATCAGATGTATTGTTATCTGATACTGTCAGATGTAATGACGTGTGACCTTTGAGTTTATTCGACCCGAAACAGACTATTTCTATATATGATTCCCATTTGACTGAGTCGCTGTTTATCAGTTATTTGTAGTTGCTATAGTCGAACTCCTGTTCTGTTTTTTCCTGCTCTTTTCAAGTTTTGCATAGAAGGCCGTTTATTTTAAGTAGAGAGCGCTCTTTCGCTCTTCCGTTTAGTCAATAGAACATAATGTTAAACGCGCATTTTCAGTGGcgtgccaaaggggagggggacccaCCTGCATCTTCATGacacatttttttccttcctttttttcttttgttttgactTTGCTGACATATTTCAGACCATCCAGTACTTAACTCTACACTAAAACTA
Proteins encoded:
- the LOC139978757 gene encoding epidermal retinol dehydrogenase 2-like, whose product is MDITDILLAPFGLVLTLFLMLLYAIKGLIIFLIPTFLWPRKDVSNDVVLVTGGGCGFGRLFALEFSKLGSTVVIWDVNLNSAKDVAKECKSLGGRAFAFKVDVSKSEEVYKVADDVKKQVGDVTILINNAGVVAGTTLLEMPDHLIHRTFDINVKSFFWTIKAFAPSILENNHGHFVSVASLAGYFGGVRQTEYSASKFAVVGFEESMFMEFELHKNSGVHSTIIHPFYMNTGMFKGVESTKGLLPVLDPNQVMDKCMAAILTNQRYVFIPGTARLNIYLKSFMPPDVLRLSNNFLKIDDYMKGFIGRNKQQ